Proteins co-encoded in one Rhodopirellula bahusiensis genomic window:
- a CDS encoding M14 family metallopeptidase — MKFQSQDKAVSFETDFAGGKIDQLVELGGGDFEILIRPENEPINDSAWYAFRVHATNPRQINVRLRYEGGSHRYAPKISHDRVQWESAEHLIVARHPGGREVTLRLPVSDQVLWVAGQELVGNKDIANWVDTLAQLPFVDSSLAGRSVQDRPIHRIAIGNPDSREVIYALSRQHPPEVTGTIGMMHFIEALCGDTELAKRYREEFLTVAIPIANPDGVAKGYWRSNANGVDLNRDWLKFQEPETRSIRDDLVHLRGDQGKRLWLFLDFHSTYNEVFYTVPKQTKLFPDGFTTEWLKSLNGRMGDSTMLRDDGHNAHRSTSKAWVARELGIHAVTYEFGDETDRERIRKIAFGSAEEMMKILLDRKANLEPTASR, encoded by the coding sequence GTGAAGTTCCAATCGCAAGACAAAGCCGTCAGCTTTGAAACTGATTTCGCCGGCGGCAAGATCGATCAGCTCGTGGAGCTGGGCGGCGGCGACTTTGAGATCCTGATTCGCCCCGAGAACGAACCGATCAATGACAGTGCTTGGTATGCCTTCCGCGTTCACGCAACGAACCCGAGGCAGATCAATGTCCGGCTGCGATACGAAGGCGGCTCCCACCGCTACGCACCAAAAATCAGTCACGATCGCGTCCAGTGGGAATCCGCTGAGCATCTGATCGTCGCACGTCATCCCGGTGGACGCGAAGTGACACTGCGTCTTCCCGTCAGCGACCAAGTCCTCTGGGTCGCCGGCCAAGAACTGGTCGGCAACAAAGACATCGCCAACTGGGTCGACACGCTCGCCCAATTGCCGTTTGTCGATTCGTCACTTGCAGGTCGCTCTGTTCAGGACCGACCGATTCATCGAATCGCGATCGGCAACCCAGATAGCCGAGAAGTGATCTACGCACTTTCGCGACAGCATCCTCCGGAGGTCACCGGCACCATCGGAATGATGCATTTCATCGAAGCGTTATGCGGAGACACCGAGTTGGCCAAACGCTATCGGGAAGAATTCCTGACCGTCGCCATTCCAATCGCCAATCCCGATGGCGTGGCCAAAGGTTACTGGCGATCCAATGCCAACGGCGTCGACCTCAACCGCGATTGGCTGAAGTTTCAAGAACCGGAAACGAGATCCATCCGTGACGACTTGGTTCACCTTCGCGGGGACCAAGGGAAACGCTTGTGGTTGTTCCTCGATTTCCACAGCACCTACAACGAAGTTTTCTACACCGTCCCCAAACAAACCAAACTGTTTCCCGATGGCTTCACGACCGAGTGGTTGAAATCTCTCAACGGTCGAATGGGCGATTCAACCATGTTGCGGGACGACGGACACAACGCTCACCGAAGCACAAGCAAGGCCTGGGTGGCTCGAGAACTCGGAATTCACGCGGTGACCTATGAATTTGGCGACGAAACCGACCGCGAACGCATCCGCAAAATCGCCTTCGGATCGGCGGAGGAAATGATGAAGATCCTCCTCGACCGCAAAGCAAACCTGGAACCAACTGCCTCGCGTTAG
- a CDS encoding alpha/beta hydrolase has translation MLISCHSTFRSLVWALAPIACLGSIDASVLADDQVASSVQNGRVVIGPDYEVAPELKDQGAPKGKQFEFAMPLSESKIFDGTDSTLDPRKDVRKQRKIVVYVPAAYQDGTAAPFLVMHDGPSRLNLVRNALDNMTNSKDPNRRLPAFIAIAVQNGGNDSKGSQRGLEYDTMSDRLARFIQLEVLPAVENHPEIRAAYPNFKLTDDPWGRGVMGCSSGGAAALTMGWFRPEWFRRLITYSGTFVDQQDDDAPEEADYPLGAWEYHSSMKLIENTEKKPLRIFTHVAENDNRANDPESTYHNWVMANERTADALEAKGYEYRYVFSKATRHCDRKVFEATLADTLAWMWHGYEADAK, from the coding sequence ATGCTGATTTCTTGTCACTCAACGTTTCGATCCTTGGTTTGGGCGTTGGCTCCGATTGCTTGTCTTGGATCCATCGATGCGTCTGTCTTGGCCGACGATCAGGTCGCGTCCTCGGTACAGAATGGTCGCGTCGTCATCGGTCCCGACTATGAAGTGGCTCCCGAGTTGAAGGATCAGGGAGCCCCCAAGGGCAAGCAGTTTGAATTTGCGATGCCGCTCTCGGAGAGCAAGATTTTCGATGGAACCGATTCGACGTTGGACCCACGCAAGGATGTTCGCAAGCAACGCAAAATCGTGGTCTATGTTCCGGCGGCTTACCAAGACGGAACCGCAGCCCCGTTCCTGGTCATGCATGATGGGCCGAGTCGGTTGAACTTGGTTCGCAACGCACTGGACAACATGACAAACTCCAAGGATCCAAATCGTCGGCTTCCGGCTTTCATTGCGATCGCGGTTCAAAACGGTGGCAACGACAGCAAAGGCAGCCAGCGGGGATTGGAATACGACACGATGTCTGATCGATTGGCTCGGTTCATTCAGTTGGAGGTGTTGCCCGCCGTCGAAAACCATCCTGAGATCCGCGCGGCCTATCCGAACTTCAAGCTAACGGACGACCCATGGGGGCGTGGCGTGATGGGGTGCAGTAGTGGCGGTGCGGCGGCGCTCACAATGGGATGGTTCCGTCCGGAATGGTTTCGCCGTTTGATCACGTACTCGGGAACGTTCGTTGATCAGCAAGATGATGATGCACCCGAAGAAGCGGACTACCCGCTCGGGGCGTGGGAGTATCACTCGAGCATGAAGCTGATCGAAAACACTGAGAAGAAGCCGCTGCGAATCTTCACTCACGTCGCGGAGAACGACAATCGAGCCAACGATCCTGAGTCGACCTATCACAATTGGGTGATGGCGAATGAACGAACCGCCGATGCGTTGGAAGCGAAAGGCTACGAGTACCGGTATGTGTTCTCAAAGGCGACCCGGCACTGCGATCGCAAGGTGTTCGAAGCGACGTTGGCCGACACGCTCGCGTGGATGTGGCACGGCTACGAGGCGGACGCGAAATAG
- the lepA gene encoding translation elongation factor 4 — protein sequence MKHIRNFCIIAHIDHGKSTLADRLIQSCGGVTQREFHDQMLDSMDIERERGITIKSNTVTLNYTAKDGEAYQLNLIDTPGHVDFSHEVRRSLMACEGALMVVDASQGVEAQTVANLYLALEYDLELLPVINKIDLPAADVDRVRGEIDEDLGLDPFVAIPVSAKTGEGIEDVLEGIVTNLPAPQGDPNAPLKALVFDAFFDKYRGVILQCRVMEGTLKPKDNIHFMHADRDFTVDELGYNQFKLVPKKQLAAGEVGYIVAGVKSVQDIEIGDTITLANKPADEPIPGYQPARQVVFSSVYPMSTDEYQDLTKALEKLSINDAALTFEKDSSAALGFGYRCGFLGLLHLDVVQERLQREFDIGLVISAPSVQYKIQLKDGSTQDVDNPTYWPDPSTIDSVSEPYIKAQILIPEEYVGPVMELCREHRSESQTMNYLSAGRLEVTSEMPLGEVLFDFYGKLKMITRGYGSFDYVPIEYRKTDIVKVDILVNKEPVDALAYLVHRDKSRARAMHYCEQLAEAIPRHQFKIPIQGAIGGTVIARTTIAPYRKDVTAKLYGGDVSRKKKLLEKQKKGKAKMKQFGSVNIPQKAFISVLRTDQD from the coding sequence ATGAAACACATTCGCAATTTTTGCATCATCGCCCACATCGATCACGGAAAATCCACCCTGGCGGACCGGCTGATCCAATCATGCGGCGGAGTGACTCAACGAGAGTTTCACGACCAAATGCTCGACTCGATGGACATCGAGCGGGAACGCGGAATCACGATCAAAAGCAACACGGTCACGCTGAACTACACCGCCAAAGACGGCGAGGCGTACCAACTGAACTTGATCGACACCCCCGGCCACGTCGATTTCTCACACGAAGTCCGCCGGTCGCTGATGGCCTGCGAAGGTGCTCTGATGGTCGTCGATGCCTCCCAGGGTGTCGAAGCTCAAACCGTCGCGAACTTGTACCTCGCGCTCGAATACGATCTGGAACTGCTGCCGGTCATCAACAAAATTGACTTGCCCGCCGCCGATGTCGATCGTGTTCGCGGTGAGATCGATGAGGACTTGGGACTCGATCCCTTCGTCGCAATCCCGGTTTCCGCCAAGACAGGCGAGGGCATCGAAGACGTTCTCGAAGGGATCGTCACGAACCTGCCCGCTCCGCAAGGCGACCCTAATGCGCCGCTAAAGGCTCTGGTGTTCGACGCTTTCTTTGACAAGTATCGCGGCGTGATCCTGCAATGCCGTGTCATGGAGGGAACACTGAAACCCAAAGACAACATCCACTTCATGCACGCCGATCGCGACTTCACGGTCGATGAACTCGGCTACAACCAATTCAAGCTTGTTCCTAAAAAACAACTCGCTGCTGGAGAAGTCGGTTACATTGTCGCCGGTGTGAAATCAGTCCAAGACATCGAGATCGGCGACACAATCACGCTGGCGAACAAACCCGCAGACGAACCGATCCCAGGTTATCAACCCGCACGCCAAGTCGTGTTCTCATCCGTGTATCCGATGAGCACCGACGAATACCAAGACCTCACTAAGGCTCTTGAAAAACTTTCGATCAATGACGCCGCGTTGACGTTCGAAAAAGACAGCTCCGCCGCTCTCGGATTCGGCTATCGCTGTGGCTTCTTGGGCTTGTTGCACCTCGATGTGGTGCAGGAACGTTTGCAGCGAGAGTTTGACATCGGGTTGGTCATCTCGGCGCCTTCGGTGCAGTACAAGATCCAACTCAAAGACGGCTCGACGCAGGACGTCGACAACCCGACTTACTGGCCCGACCCATCGACCATTGATTCGGTCAGCGAGCCCTACATCAAGGCTCAGATTCTGATTCCGGAAGAGTACGTCGGACCGGTGATGGAACTCTGCCGCGAACATCGCAGCGAGAGCCAAACAATGAACTACTTGTCAGCTGGACGCTTGGAAGTCACCAGCGAGATGCCACTTGGCGAAGTCCTGTTCGACTTCTATGGCAAGCTGAAGATGATCACGCGTGGCTATGGGTCGTTTGACTACGTGCCGATCGAATACCGCAAAACGGACATTGTCAAAGTCGACATCTTGGTCAACAAGGAACCTGTTGACGCACTTGCTTACCTGGTTCATCGTGACAAATCACGTGCTCGCGCGATGCACTATTGCGAGCAATTGGCCGAAGCGATCCCGCGGCACCAGTTCAAGATTCCGATCCAAGGTGCCATCGGTGGCACCGTGATCGCACGAACCACGATCGCTCCATATCGCAAAGACGTGACCGCGAAACTCTATGGCGGTGACGTGAGTCGGAAGAAGAAGCTGTTGGAAAAGCAGAAGAAGGGCAAAGCCAAGATGAAACAGTTTGGCAGCGTCAACATCCCGCAAAAAGCCTTCATCTCCGTGCTCCGCACCGACCAAGACTGA
- a CDS encoding 3-deoxy-D-manno-octulosonic acid transferase codes for MWLNIAYAAALTAVSPLVLHRMIRHGRYRRGVGQKLLGLSSEQAAQIRGNAERTIWLHAVSVGEVNLLPELVSRLEKQHPEIALAISSSTDTGFDLARKHFGDERVFFCPLDFTWAVRRTLKNLGCEQLVLAELELWPNLIRCAQEANCSVQVINGRLSATSAGRYQQFAKVLRSTFERLDSVGCQDNSAAERFVACGVSPDNITVTGSLKFDNAPRSRETTEVNERINWSGIDPWHRVWCFGSTQAGEEAMALRVYQKLRATHPELRLILVPRHVERFDEVSELIQSEGLSSIRRSRNDSQYADQWDSEEVILVDTIGELRHWWGVGQIATVGGSFGDRGGQNMLEPAGYGCAVSFGPNTKNFDTIAKQLIAADAAVRVADEAELQEFVTRCLTDVPAADSLGQAARELVNQHRGAYQKTLEMLIPGQVGSRQQAA; via the coding sequence ATGTGGCTCAACATCGCCTACGCCGCAGCACTGACCGCGGTCTCGCCGTTGGTGCTGCACCGGATGATTCGCCACGGTCGCTATCGACGCGGCGTGGGGCAAAAACTGTTGGGCCTGTCATCCGAACAAGCGGCCCAAATTCGCGGAAATGCCGAGCGAACCATTTGGTTGCACGCCGTCAGTGTTGGCGAAGTCAACCTGCTCCCCGAGTTGGTCAGCCGACTGGAGAAGCAGCATCCCGAAATCGCACTGGCGATCAGTTCCTCCACCGACACCGGTTTCGACCTCGCTCGCAAACACTTCGGTGACGAACGAGTCTTCTTCTGCCCGCTCGATTTCACTTGGGCCGTTCGCCGCACGCTGAAAAACCTCGGCTGCGAGCAACTGGTGCTCGCGGAACTTGAACTGTGGCCCAATCTGATTCGATGTGCCCAAGAGGCGAACTGCTCCGTCCAAGTCATCAATGGTCGACTGAGTGCCACGAGCGCCGGTCGCTATCAACAATTCGCAAAAGTGTTGCGTTCAACGTTCGAGCGATTGGATTCGGTCGGGTGCCAAGACAACTCCGCCGCGGAACGTTTTGTTGCCTGCGGCGTCTCGCCGGACAACATCACCGTCACTGGATCCTTGAAGTTTGACAACGCCCCTCGCTCGCGAGAGACAACCGAAGTCAACGAACGCATCAACTGGTCGGGTATCGATCCGTGGCACCGAGTTTGGTGTTTTGGCAGCACGCAGGCCGGCGAAGAAGCGATGGCACTTCGTGTCTATCAAAAGCTGCGAGCAACGCACCCAGAACTGCGATTGATTTTGGTTCCCCGTCACGTCGAACGATTTGACGAAGTCTCGGAACTGATTCAGTCCGAAGGTCTGTCCTCCATTCGACGCAGTCGCAACGACAGCCAGTACGCTGATCAATGGGACTCCGAAGAAGTGATCCTGGTCGACACCATTGGCGAACTTCGTCACTGGTGGGGCGTCGGACAGATTGCCACGGTGGGCGGCAGCTTTGGTGACCGGGGCGGCCAAAACATGCTTGAACCCGCCGGCTATGGTTGTGCCGTTTCATTTGGCCCCAACACAAAGAACTTCGACACGATTGCCAAGCAATTGATCGCCGCCGACGCTGCGGTTCGTGTCGCCGATGAAGCCGAACTGCAGGAGTTCGTAACACGTTGCCTGACTGACGTACCCGCCGCGGACTCGCTCGGACAAGCCGCCCGCGAATTGGTCAACCAACACCGAGGTGCGTATCAGAAAACGCTCGAGATGTTGATCCCAGGGCAGGTTGGATCACGCCAACAAGCCGCCTAA